The Candidatus Methylomirabilota bacterium genome contains the following window.
GATCCGAAGACGGTAGGCTCGGGTCGCTACCGGAAGGACAAAATCCGGCTTGCCATTGACCAGTATCCGATCGCCTAGGAAGCCCATCCATCGATCATGCATGTGCGCGATATAGCGGAACTGGTTGTAGTCATCGAAACTACGATCCTGAATGATCAGTGGAATATCATGCGCATCGCGTGGCAGCTCCAGCGACTGCTCTTCAGCATCAGTCACTATGATCAGACCCGCCAGACCGTAGTAGACCTGCTCAGCGGTCCGTTTGTCGGTGTGCGAGTGAAACCAGTAGGTGCCGGCGCGATCGAGGACCGTGTATTTGTAAATAGAGGTCCGACCGCTCCCTGTCTGGTGTCTGGGGTGACCGTCGGCTTTTTCAGGCACAAGCAGGCCGTGCTGATGAATCACGCAGTCTTCCGGCAGCTTATTGTGGAAACGGACGCGAACCTTTTGCCCCTGGCGCAACCGTAATATAGGACCGAGATAGCTGCCCGGGATCTCCTCCACGGTGCCGGGCGGCCCCTTGATCAACTCGCCAGAAAACTTCCAGACCTTCGTCGGTCGATCCGACGAGAGAACCGGGAGTTCCGTAGTCAGGGCTGTTATCCCAACCTCGATATCCGGTTCCGATTGATCTGTTTGTTTCTGGGAATCCTGTTCGACCGCTGCAAACACCCAATTCGGAACTATGGTCGTAGCGACTGCGCCGAGACCGAGGTACTGTAAGAGCCTTCTTCTGGAGAGGTCAGTTGCGTTGCTCATAGGATGCACGCCTCCTGCTCTAGGTGTTCCTTATGAAGAGACCATGGCGTATGAGGCCGAAGCCTTTTTGAGATGAAGGTTAAACGGGTGGTAGCCCACCTCAAGCAAACACAGTCCATGTGGGGAGATCGTCTTTGATGCCATATTACGATCTCTTCCTTCAAGTATTGCTTTAAGGTATTCAGACCGCAATCTCCCCCGCCCAACGTCCAGCAAAGTCCCCATGACGATTCGGATCATGTGACGCAAAAATCCATCGGCTACAACCTCAAAGACCAGGTGATCCTCCTCCTGCCGGAATTCAGCCGCCAAGACCGTTCGGACTGGAGACTCTGCGGAGCTGTGAGCAGCTTGAAAGGCGCTGAAATCGTGGGTACCGACCAGACTCCTAGCCGCATCAGCCATAGCATTTGTCTGTAGAGCGTAAGGAACAAAAAAGGTGTAGCGACGCTCAATGGCGGATGGGTACGGCCGCGTGAGCAGGCTATACCGGTACCGCTTCCAGTGAGCCGAGTATTGGGCATGAAAGTCGCCGTCCATTTCCTCTACTGCCGTAACGACAATATCTGGCGGCAGCGCGCTGGTCAGGGCTCGCCGAAAGGTGTCCGGTGGATGGTAAAATTCAGCGCGAAGGCTCGCGACCTGACCAAGGGCGTGGACGCCGGCATCGGTCCGGCCCGCGCCCATCACATGAATGTCTTTCCCGACAATTCGCTTAACGGCTTCCTGTAACGTGCCTTGAATGGTCGTCATCCCAGGCTGGACCTGCCAGCCATGATAGTTGGTCCCGTCATATTCAATTGTCAATTTAAACGTCGGCATCGCCATCCATAGCAAACCTGCTGCATACTGCTATATGGTCATTGCGAGCGACCGAATGGAGCGCGGCGATCTCACCGCGCACTTTTACCGCGAGATTGCTTCGTCGCTGCGCTCCTCGCAATGACACGACTCTTATAATGCGCTTGCAGTAGAAACACGAACAGGAGCGCCGATTCTGCGCTCCTGTTCACGGATTATCTGCGAAGCTCAAGGAGGGACCGTTCAAAGATAACGATCGATTAACAGCTCGGCAATCTGGATAGCGTTCAGGGCCGCCCCCTTTCGAAGCTGGTCTCCCACTACCCAGAGGTTGAGGGCATGATCGTTCGTAAGATCTTCCCTGATCCGACCTACAAAGCAGTCGTCCTTACCCGCCGCGAGGAGCGGTACCGGGTAGCGGCCCGCTTTCGGTTCATCGAGCACGACAAGCCCCGGCATCTTGGAGAGTAACTCTTTGGCCTTGTCTACCCCGATCTTCCGTTCCGTCTCGACGTTCATGGCGACCGAATGGGCTGTAAAGACGGGGACACGCACGGTCGTAGGCGAGACGCCGATCGATTCGTCCCCGAGGATCTTCCGAGTCTCGAAGACAAGCTTCAACTCCTCTTTCGTGTAGCCGTTCGGCTGGAACGAATCGATGTGGGGAATAACGTTGAACGCAATCTGTTTGGGAAACGCGCTGATCTCGATCGGCTTACCACTGGCCCAGGCCAGTGTTTGCCGTCTCAGCTCCTCGATCCCCTTCGCACCAGCGCCGGACACCGCCTGGTAGCTTGAGACGATGACGCGCCTGACCCGGCCATAGTCGTGCAGCGGCTTGAGCGGCATGAGCATGACGATCGTGGTACAGTTCGGGTTGGCGATGATGCCGCGGGTCTGATACCCGGCAAGCGCGTCCGGGTTGATCTCAGGAACCACGAGCGGGATATCAGGCTCCATCCGGAACGCGGAGCTGTTATCGATGACAACCGCACCGGCCCTGACGGCTGCCGGAGCGAACTGCTGACTGCGGGTCGCACCGGCGGAAAACAGAGCGATCTCAATCCCGTGAAACGAACGCTCCTCAAGCCGCTCAACCTTGATCTCATCCCCGCGAAAGGTCAGGCTCTTTCCGGTGGAGCGATCGGAGGCCAAAAGCTTCAGATGTCGAATGGGAAAGTTCCGATCTTCGAGCAGTCGAAGCATCGTTTCTCCGACTGCGCCGGTGGCTCCCGCGACCGCTACCGTATACGTTCTGTTCGCCATATCACGCCCTCGCGCCTACAGTCCCTTTGGCGCGGCCATATCTTTGAGCGGCCGCGCCGCGCCGACAATCTTATTGACTGCGTTCAGGTAGGCTCTCACGCTGGCCTCAATGACATCGGTCGAGGTTCCTCTGCCGATCACGGTATGGCCATTGACCTCCAGCTTCAGAACCACCTCGCCCAATGCATCCTTCCCTGCTGTGATCGCCCTGATCGAGTAGTCAGCCAGTCGCCCTTGGACCTTTGTGATCTGATCGATCGCTTTGTAGGCCGCATCCACCGGACCATCCCCCCAGCCTGATTCCTGGAAGATCTCATTGTCCCGCTTGAGCCGCACGGTCGCAGTGGGAACGATATTCATGCCGCTGGTGAACTGCAAATAATCGAGGGTATAGGTCTCGCCGGCGGCCAGGGCCTCCTCCTCGACGATGGCCAGCAGGTCGTCGTCGAATACCTCTTTCTTCTTGTCGGCCACGATCTTGAACCGGACAAAGGCCCTATTAACAGCCTCTTCAGGCAGTATCGCGCCAAGCTCTTCCAGTCGCTTCTTGAAGGCGTGCCGTCCGGAGTGCTTGCCCAGGACCAGTCGACTCTGAGGCACCCCCACCGATTCCGGCGTCATGATCTCATAGGTCAGCGGCTTCTGCAGCATGCCGTGTTGGTGTACGCCGGCCTCGTGCGCGAAGGCGTTGGCGCCGACAATGGCCTTATTCGGCTGGACGGGGATCCCGATGATGCTGGTCAGGAGCTTGCTGGATCGGTAGATCTCCTCCGTGTTGATGCCGGTCTCGAAGTCGAGCAGGTCTTTCCGCGTCCGAAGCGCCATTACGATCTCTTCGAGAGAGGCGTTGCCGGCGCGCTCACCGATTCCGTTAATGGTACACTCGACTTGTCTCGCGCCATTTCGGATCGCCTCAAGCGAGTTCGCCACCGCCAGCCCAAGGTCGTTGTGACAATGGCAACTGATTACCGCCTTATCGATATTAGGCACTCGATCGAACAGATTCTTGATCCGCGCTCCAAACTCCCAGGGGACACCATAGCCGACCGTATCGGGAATGTTGATTGTAGTAGCGCCTGCCTTGATCACCTCTTCCACGACCTTGCAGAGGTAATCCTGCTCGCTTCGATGGGCGTCCTCAGGCGAGAACTCGACATCATCGGTATAGCGCCTTGCATACTTCACCGCCGTAATGGCAGCCTGCAGGACCTCCTCCTGGGTTGATTTCAGCTTGTACGTGATGTGAATCTCGGAGGTGGCGATGAAAATATGAATTCGTGAGCGATCGGCATATTTCAATGCCTCCCAGGAGCGGTCGATGTCGATATCGCGAGTCCGGCAGAGACTGGCAATGATCGGTCCGCCCTTCAGGTTCTGGGCGATCGTCTTGACCGCCTCGAAGTCATCTTCTGAGGCGATGGCGAAGCCGGCCTCGATGACGTCGACTTTCAGGCGCGCCAGTTGCCTGGCCATCTCCAGTTTCTCCCTGGTATTCATGCTGCAGCCAGGCGCCTGCTCGCCGTCCCTGAGCGTGGTGTCGAAGATTACAATGTGCTTGCCCATCTCTTTCCCCAGCTATCGTCGCGTTACTACGCCCCTGTTGCTGCCTCTTGCGGCAACGAAACGGGCCTGTCTCCTTACGGTCCGCCTTCTCCGCCGATTAGACGCTCCACCGGCTCTGACACGTGTCTTCTGATTGGCGGGATCAAGCGAATGACGCCGGACAGGGCATAGAGAAAAAAGAATGAAAAGGCCACCAAGCTGGGCTCTGAAGCGATGACCAGGACCACGAGTGTCAGGCCGATGAGGAGCGCAAAGGGTTGGCGCTTCTTGATCTCGATCCCCTTCAGGCTACGATACCGGAGTCGACAGACCATTAAGAATGATAGGGCATAGACGATGACGACTATGAACGCAGACGTCATCCGATCTGAGAGCCACTCGCGCTGAAAGAGGACCAGCGAAGGCGACTCTCGCATGAAAAGCACAAAGGAGGCGATTACCGCTGCGGCCGCCGGAATCGGGAGACCGACAAAATAGCGCTTGTCGAGCGTCTGCGTCTGAACATTGAAGCGCGCCAACCTGAACGCGCCACTCGACACGAACAGCGCTGTCGGGATGATCGATCCGAACAACCATCCCATCTTGGTATAGGGTTTGATTGCCCATGCATAAGAGAGAATAGCAGGCGCGACGCCGAAAGCGACCAGGTCCGCCAACGAATCGAGCTGCACGCCGAAGTCGCTCTGAGTATTGGTCAGCCTGGCGACAGCCCCATCAAGGCCGTCCAGAATCAGCGCAACAAGAATCGCGATGGCCGAGCGGGTGTAATCGTCATTGTAGACGGCGACGATCGCGTAGACCCCGCATAGCAGGCTGCTGATGGTCAGCAAGCTTGGCAGGAGGTAGACTCCCCTCCGGCGACGGCCCCTTCTCATCGGAGCGCCCCCATCACAGTAGTTCCTCCATACACACGATCTCCGCGCTTCACGAAAAGCTCCGCACGCGCCGGAATAATGAGATCGACGCGTGATCCGAATCGAATCATTCCGATTCGCTCCCCGGCCTCAAGCTTTTGTCCGGAAACGACCCGGCAGACAATGCGTCTCGCGATAAAGCCTGCGATCTGTTTCACCAACAGTCGACCCTCCGGCGCCTTCAGCGCAATAAGATTCTGTTCGTTGTCTGCCGACGCCTCAGACTGCCACGCGAGCCGAAACGTCCCCGGTCTGTACTTCACCTCTTCGACCACTGCGGGAAACGGAGCGCGGTTGATATGCACATCGAGAACCGACAGGAAAATGCTGATCTGGGTGGCCGGCTCTCGCAACTCAGAGCCGATATACCGGGTGACCTGGACGACGGTCCCATCAGCGGGGGAAAGAATCAGTCCCTCACCCTTCGGAATGTCGCGTGGCGGATCACGAAAAAATAGCGCCACCAGCACAGCCAACACAAGTGTTGTAACGCTACCACTGTGCCATCCCGCAACCCATAGGATGACAGCCACGCTCAGCGGTATGAGGATAAACGGCCACCCCTCCCGTGCAATCGGTATCATCGTTCACACCGCGTACAACAGGGTATTTGATGAATAATTTTACTCATTTATACCATGGCTGGCGGCGATCTGCAAGGGAAATGGGCGCCTGAACGGGCTCATGTGAGAGCCCGCTTGATCAGTTCCGGAACAAGCCGAAGTGCTCGATCCAACTCATCGGGATTCTTTCCGCCCGCTTCGGCAAGATCAGGCCGCCCGCCCCCGCTCCCGCCGGTGATGCTTGCTATCTCCTTCACCAGTTTTCCGGCGTGCAGCCGCGAGGTGAGATCCGGCGTCACGGCCGCCACCCAGCCTACCCGTCCATCCGAGGACGTTGCCAGGACGATCACCCCGCTGCCGATCTTGGCCTTCAGTCGATCGGCAAGTTCCCGTAGAGCCCGTTGATCACACCGCTCGGCCTGACCTGCCACAACCGTAACCCCGGCGACTTGGGTCGCGTGCTTCAGCAACTCCTCCGCGATCTCCGCGCCCAGCTTGGCCCGAAGTTGCTGGACCTCCCGCTCGAGGGCGCGGGTAGAGTCGAAGAGGCGATCAACCTTTTCCGGTACTTCAAGCGGCTTGCTCTTCAGCCGATCGGCCGATTCCCGCAGGACCTCTCCCTCACGCTTCAGGTGCTGGAAGGCGCCAGGCCCCGTCAAGGCCTCGATCCGCCGTATCCCGGCCGCGACGCCTGTCTCATGAGCGATCTTGAACAGGCCGATCTCCCCTGTCGCCTTCGTATGGGTGCCTCCGCACAGTTCGATGCTGAAGTCGACAACGCTGACCACCCGCACCTCGTCGCCATACTTGTCGCCGAAGAACGCCAGCGCGCCTCTCGCCAGTGCCTCATCCAACCGCATCTCTTCGACCGTCACCGGCAGGTTGGCCCAGAGCTTCGTATTGACCATCTCCTCGATCTGTGTAATCTCGGCGAGACTCACGGGCCCGTAGTGCCGGAAGTCAAAGCGCAAGCGGTCCGGTGCAACCAGCGAACCCTCCTGTCGCACATGATCTCCGAGGATCTGTCGGAGCGCTGCGTGAACGAGGTGGGTTGCTGTATGGTTCTTGACCGTCGTATCGCGTCGGCTCACATCAACTGAAGCCAGGAGCCGCTGATCTCTCTTGATCTCACCCCGATTTACCCGAACTCGGTGGACGATCAATCCCGTAAGCGGCCGTTTGGTGTCCAGGACCTCCGCCAGGACCGTGTCACCTCGAAGGTACCCGGTATCACCCACCTGCCCGCCAGATTCTGCATAGAAGGGAGTCCGGTCAAGTATCACCTCGCCTTCCTGCCCCGCGATGATCCGATCGACCTGTTTGCCGTCAGCGATGACTGCAACTGCCGATGCCTGCAGTTCCACGCGCTCGTAGCCCAGGAATACTGTTCGCCTCGTCTTTGCAACATCATGGAACGCTTCTGCGACTCCTTGGACATCACCGAACGCTTTCAGGTACGCCCGCGACATATCGCGC
Protein-coding sequences here:
- the truA gene encoding tRNA pseudouridine(38-40) synthase TruA, translating into MAMPTFKLTIEYDGTNYHGWQVQPGMTTIQGTLQEAVKRIVGKDIHVMGAGRTDAGVHALGQVASLRAEFYHPPDTFRRALTSALPPDIVVTAVEEMDGDFHAQYSAHWKRYRYSLLTRPYPSAIERRYTFFVPYALQTNAMADAARSLVGTHDFSAFQAAHSSAESPVRTVLAAEFRQEEDHLVFEVVADGFLRHMIRIVMGTLLDVGRGRLRSEYLKAILEGRDRNMASKTISPHGLCLLEVGYHPFNLHLKKASASYAMVSS
- a CDS encoding aspartate-semialdehyde dehydrogenase, encoding MANRTYTVAVAGATGAVGETMLRLLEDRNFPIRHLKLLASDRSTGKSLTFRGDEIKVERLEERSFHGIEIALFSAGATRSQQFAPAAVRAGAVVIDNSSAFRMEPDIPLVVPEINPDALAGYQTRGIIANPNCTTIVMLMPLKPLHDYGRVRRVIVSSYQAVSGAGAKGIEELRRQTLAWASGKPIEISAFPKQIAFNVIPHIDSFQPNGYTKEELKLVFETRKILGDESIGVSPTTVRVPVFTAHSVAMNVETERKIGVDKAKELLSKMPGLVVLDEPKAGRYPVPLLAAGKDDCFVGRIREDLTNDHALNLWVVGDQLRKGAALNAIQIAELLIDRYL
- a CDS encoding 2-isopropylmalate synthase, with the translated sequence MGKHIVIFDTTLRDGEQAPGCSMNTREKLEMARQLARLKVDVIEAGFAIASEDDFEAVKTIAQNLKGGPIIASLCRTRDIDIDRSWEALKYADRSRIHIFIATSEIHITYKLKSTQEEVLQAAITAVKYARRYTDDVEFSPEDAHRSEQDYLCKVVEEVIKAGATTINIPDTVGYGVPWEFGARIKNLFDRVPNIDKAVISCHCHNDLGLAVANSLEAIRNGARQVECTINGIGERAGNASLEEIVMALRTRKDLLDFETGINTEEIYRSSKLLTSIIGIPVQPNKAIVGANAFAHEAGVHQHGMLQKPLTYEIMTPESVGVPQSRLVLGKHSGRHAFKKRLEELGAILPEEAVNRAFVRFKIVADKKKEVFDDDLLAIVEEEALAAGETYTLDYLQFTSGMNIVPTATVRLKRDNEIFQESGWGDGPVDAAYKAIDQITKVQGRLADYSIRAITAGKDALGEVVLKLEVNGHTVIGRGTSTDVIEASVRAYLNAVNKIVGAARPLKDMAAPKGL
- the pssA gene encoding CDP-diacylglycerol--serine O-phosphatidyltransferase translates to MRRGRRRRGVYLLPSLLTISSLLCGVYAIVAVYNDDYTRSAIAILVALILDGLDGAVARLTNTQSDFGVQLDSLADLVAFGVAPAILSYAWAIKPYTKMGWLFGSIIPTALFVSSGAFRLARFNVQTQTLDKRYFVGLPIPAAAAVIASFVLFMRESPSLVLFQREWLSDRMTSAFIVVIVYALSFLMVCRLRYRSLKGIEIKKRQPFALLIGLTLVVLVIASEPSLVAFSFFFLYALSGVIRLIPPIRRHVSEPVERLIGGEGGP
- a CDS encoding phosphatidylserine decarboxylase family protein codes for the protein MIPIAREGWPFILIPLSVAVILWVAGWHSGSVTTLVLAVLVALFFRDPPRDIPKGEGLILSPADGTVVQVTRYIGSELREPATQISIFLSVLDVHINRAPFPAVVEEVKYRPGTFRLAWQSEASADNEQNLIALKAPEGRLLVKQIAGFIARRIVCRVVSGQKLEAGERIGMIRFGSRVDLIIPARAELFVKRGDRVYGGTTVMGALR
- the alaS gene encoding alanine--tRNA ligase, which encodes MSRWTGGEIRERFLRFFERNDHTVVASSSLVPVGDPTLLFTNAGMVPFKGVFLGADPRPYRRAVSIQKCLRVSGKHNDLENVGRTARHHTFFEMLGNFSFGDYFKEGAIEYGWAFLTRELELPANRLWVTVYEDDDVASELWQRLTGLPSDRVVRLGEKDNFWSMGETGPCGPCSELIFDQGPTIGCGRPTCNIECGCDRYLELWNLVFMQYNRDASGTLTPLPKPSIDTGAGLERVTAVCQGVKSNFESDLIRPLIETVEELSQKQYGADEKDDVSMRVIADHARAVTFALADGVLPSNEGRGYVLRRILRRALRHGRLLGLNEPFLASTTDKVIDLMTDAYPELPASRAHVARLAWIEEDRFGIVLREALPRLHDLIQNVKSQTTEQAILPGSKLFELYDTYGVPRDLIDEIATEQSVGCDWGGFETELKRQRDMSRAYLKAFGDVQGVAEAFHDVAKTRRTVFLGYERVELQASAVAVIADGKQVDRIIAGQEGEVILDRTPFYAESGGQVGDTGYLRGDTVLAEVLDTKRPLTGLIVHRVRVNRGEIKRDQRLLASVDVSRRDTTVKNHTATHLVHAALRQILGDHVRQEGSLVAPDRLRFDFRHYGPVSLAEITQIEEMVNTKLWANLPVTVEEMRLDEALARGALAFFGDKYGDEVRVVSVVDFSIELCGGTHTKATGEIGLFKIAHETGVAAGIRRIEALTGPGAFQHLKREGEVLRESADRLKSKPLEVPEKVDRLFDSTRALEREVQQLRAKLGAEIAEELLKHATQVAGVTVVAGQAERCDQRALRELADRLKAKIGSGVIVLATSSDGRVGWVAAVTPDLTSRLHAGKLVKEIASITGGSGGGRPDLAEAGGKNPDELDRALRLVPELIKRALT